The Gossypium hirsutum isolate 1008001.06 chromosome A13, Gossypium_hirsutum_v2.1, whole genome shotgun sequence nucleotide sequence aattttgggaTTGAACTCGGCTTGACTCGATTAGACCAATATTTTATACTATATTATATCATAATTTACCTGTGGATGAATAGCTCTAAGACTCTTATATGAACTGCTCAGCATCTGAATTTGTTCTTGGAGAAGTTTGATATAAAGAGAAGCCTCTTGAAGGACTGAAGCAGTATCAGTCTGCAATGAGTTCCCATCAACCCATACCaacttttaaaaaacaaataattttacattatttatataatttggaagtaattaaaattaaaacttaccTTTCCATAGGGGGATACCAACTTTTGAAGAGCTGTGATTTTGTCACTTAGCTTTTGGCTTCTCCTCACTGGCATATTCAACTAGAATGAAAATAACTCATGTTTGTTAGTCctccaactatgaaaagttataaaacgGTTATTCAATTTTACATTAGTTAGCTAtcgattaaaaaaaacaaaattttcatagttgagtggcaaaaaaaaatcccaaaattagatTGATCTCTAtcgtagtttaccctaaattatattaattgttattattataccATTAGAAGCTGGAAAAATCCCATACCCTGAAATCCTTGATTTCTGTTATTTCTTGACTGCTTCTATGAGATTGCTCAAAGGAGGTTAATAATTTCTTCCTCTTGTTCTTGTTCCTCTCATCCAATGCTGTATTTGGGTCATTATTAAACTCAATCTCACGTTTCCTTCCATTTTGGATGCTTTCCTAAGAAAAACCAAATCAATACTTGTGATTCACATATATTCCCAGAATATAATCttctaaatatattaaaaacgagaaaaaaataacaatgtattcatttatcaaacatataaatatctAATACTCGTATTGAAATTCGAGTAACATATTTAAAGGTGTTTACGAGCCGAACAGAACAAGATTATATATGGTATTAGGATCGGCAGATTGTAATGGTGCACtctaaaatttgagaaatttttattttcctcttgaattaaaaaaaattaattaagccccTCATAATTTCTGGaaactttttgaaattttaattgagctcttttaattttttttgaaatttctcattaatctcacaaaagttttaaaaattttaattaaaccctcaaattttttaaaacaaatttttattaaattcctaaaatttttgaaaattttacttgcCACCATCTCCCCAGACCTACCACTGTATACTTACATAAGTCCGACCCAGCttaaaatatatacttaaattatGCACAATCTAAATTAGTTTAAATTCATCCATCttttttttccctaatttttttaaaaaacatattattttatttaattttttttatcctaCATCTCCATTTAACGActcctaaattttgattttggaaatacAATGTGCCTTATCAATACAGATTATTCAACTTTTAAACATAATTAGACaacttaatttcaaaatatttacaacattcccatttttatttttcaaataatataatttacataaattaaaaaaattgaaaaacgaGTTGAATTGAACCAAACTCGAATTTTATAAGATAAAACTCAAAACCAactcattttttaaatgaaattaatttcTATACACATTTCTAATATTAATAACTTGACATATAAGTCCTACTAAAAGGAATCAAAGAGCTTACTTACCGATTCAAGATATGGAATTGCTAGCTTGCTGCTAAGTGACATGGATTGCTGAAAATTGTTGTCAAAATTGGAGCTACCATACTCAAAATCTAACATCACACAAAAgggcatttatttattttacttgtaatattgcatgcataaaattataaaaagaagaaaagaaaagattgtatgaaacATGGATATTATCCTTTTGATCAATAATCTAATACAGATAACGTGATGTCattatttcatacaatcatttctcaAAAAAGAGATGTTAGGCCGAtattcacacacaaaaaaaagggttacaaactttcttaaaaaatagtaaaaggtGTGATAGATATAGATAAGAACCAAACCTTGTAAGAAATTAGAGTTAAAATGGGATTGGTAAGGAATAGCAAAGGCCCCATCTCTTATTTGGTTGTCATTGTAGAATATTTTGGGTTCCATAGAAAAGGCATCTCCATTCACATTTCTGCTAAGAGTTCAAAAGCAACCACTaattaattttgggttttttttcaatatttgtaAGCTCTTGACTTgcaagagttttaattttttttggcttttggTTGTATGATTGTATCTATCACCTTTTTATATTCCTTTTTTTGCAATTAAAGTAAAGCCATTCATGAAATCATAAATGAAGTACATTTTTTAATGGTTAATTGAATTTTgagctaaatttagtaaatgccAACACCGTATATATATAAGGGTAAATATACATTTTGGTAGTAAACTTAGCTTTAAGGTTTAAATTGATACTTATGggttttttttgttcaattaggtACTTAAATTTAGCCTCAAGGTTCAATTTAGTACCGAAACTTTTTTGTCCAATTAGATACCCGAACTTAGTTTTTTGATTCAAATTGGTACATGAACTTGTTTCGTAGTTCAAATTGTTTCAAAAGGTAAATACGAATTTGAACCAAAAAACCAAGTCCAAGTACCAATTTGAATTAAGAAAGTTCAGTGCCAAATTAGTTAAACCTTAAAGCAAAGTTGAAGTACttaattggacaaaaaaaaacataGGTACTAATTTGAACCATGAAACGAAGTTTAAGTACTAAAGTGAAACCATAGGTACTtaaggtttatatatatatatataaacttcgCCTCAAAGCTCAATTTGATGCCTAAACTTTTTTTATCCAATTAGATACCTTaacttatttttttgttcaaattggTTCAAATAAGTAAAgtactaatttagaaaaaaagatCAAGTTCAGATACCAATTTAAACTATGAAGACAAAATCGAGTACCTAATTAGAAAAAGAATCATAGGTACCAATTTCAACCTTGCAACCAAATTCTTAAAGTACCAAAGTGTATATTAACCTTATATATAAGAAGGAAAAATgttatttaatacaattcatattcttaattaatgcataaaatagCTTATACCCTTTGCTTTCCATCTGCATAAGGACATCCAAGTAAGGCATTTGAGCTTCAGTGTTTcctaaaaccaagaaaaagaaaacccagaAAAGTTAGCAATggtgtatgtgtatatatatagggTTTAGATTATAAAATGATGATTATCGTACCAATGTTGTAGAACTGTGATGACAATGGTGAAAGATGAGCTGCTTTCCTCATCTTCAATCGGATTCTTTCACTGCTAAAAGATCAGAAGCTGGAAACTCAAAAGCCTTTGAGTTCAAAGCCTATTTAAAACTCAGTGAGTCAACTTTCATTAGGAAAAGAAGAACAAGAACCACatatatgatgaaaacaaaatatatcataaaaaaatattgataaaattaaaCACACCTCTGATCTTCGCCGGCCGGCGGCGACTGAACAAATGAAGAGCTTTTGGGTTGGGGTTGTAGCAAAATATGAAGAGGTGATTTAAATCCTGCTATATAGAAAGATTTCTCTTCAAGGGTTTTTCTTTTGAGTGTAGGAAACTGTTCATTTCCTTTCTTAGAGCCAAGTGAGAGGTTTACAGCTTATTTATTGCATGAACATAAAATGAAACATCTAAGGTGACTCATCAAAAcccatttatttatatacaaacatataatatattatattatatggttAAACTACTTGGCCAGTCCTTATAATATAGACTTAATTGCAAATTTGTCATTCTACTATTTTTATTTGTACATACATGTAAATCACATCAATAGTGTTTGAAACTTGGTAGTTTAGGTGTCAACAAGGGGTTTTAACCGATACTCCTACTATTGACTTTTTTCGCTCTACTATAATAGTGAGCAATTCTAtccaaaaatatttaatttttgaggtaaaagtatcatggaggcctcTATACTaagagtcaaattgtattttactCCTAGCATAGGggcctctatgatacttttatcaATTTTTGAAGCAAATAGATCAAATTGTAAACGATGGTAAAAATATGTTGGCTGATCAATAAATGTCATGGGTACAACGGTAGAACACATTGCACTTCCAAAGAGGGAACTTAGGTTCTAACCTTGGAGGTGACATTGTTGAAAATGACCACCACGAACCTAGATAGAATTAGTCTTCATggaccataaaataatttatcttattttaaacTCACGGGAGAAAAAGTGTGCAATTTATTTCTCATAACACATCAAGTCATCGGTATATTTACAGTAGAAGGACTAATTTGCTTTTTAACTTATATTACAGGAACCCATTGAATAATTCAACTTTATGTGTATGTGTGGAAGCAAAAACCATATATGTGTTTatgtacttatgtatatatatattacgtgTGAGAGGTTTAATTTGCTGGCATCTTATGATCGGTTTGATTTCGCTTTCACATAAAATATTGACTTAATTTGATTAATGAAAATTGAAGTGATTCATTATCATAATCAGGATTTAATTATTGAGAAAAATGTTAAGTCAAAACTTAAAACTTTATTCAATCAAACTTAGACTCAGCTTTTGTCATTGATTgcttttaaaataatcaaaactggatgcaattttaacttattttattattttctatatttccatCGGTTGAGTATAAGCTTGATTGGTATGAGCATTATCACCAATAAAGAAAGATATGGATTCGAGTGCGCTGAGACGCATTATCCTCTTGTTTACACCCCAAAAGAAAATACTTGCAACATAACGCCATAATGATGAATATGatattgaaaatatgtataaatttgtATAAGGATGTAATTAATAATGCCAGACAAAAGTAGGTTTAAAATGGGTATAAAACCCATTAAGAAAACTGGTTTAACTTAGTTTCCCATCTTTATCATTTGCTTAAAATAGAGGAATAATATATTTTGGCCATCTTAATTAATATCATAGTTTCTTTTGCCTTAATTGGCATTAATATTTAATACCATACTCTACCTAGCTGGctgtatataaaaaaatgactGCATTCATATTCATTATTCTGACTTTTATTTCAAACCCCCTAATTTGGCAAagggtatttttaatttttgggtaatCAAATTGTTGTGAAACTACTTTATTGGTCAAAAGTGGAGGAATATAATGTGGTAATGATGCAAATCCATACAAAATCATTTAGAaatgcatttaaaattttaaatattcaaaaattatatataaaaagatatttttaaaaattaaaatcattaacattattaaaaaatataaaaaattaatatttttaaattttaattaaatactgATATGTCATTCATGTGGCAATCTACGTATATGCCACGTCagtaaagttaacaaacattaatattTCCATCCATTTCAAggtaatttaacaaaaaaatgtaagtttaaggactaaaagagaagaaaaattaaacaaaaagctAAAATGACTTCTTTTGTAAAGTTGGAGTTTCCATTTTATGACAAAAACTATCTTTTCAAGATTTGTGATCGCCTCTCCAAACAATATCGTCTCCAAAATTTAAACCCGAATCTTCCTCGAAATACCATATATTTTACCGATGCACATAATATACATATCTTTAACTGTgattgtaattttaaaataatataaaaattatatatatttggtagATTAaaatccttatatatatatataacgtgAAGGTATATACATATGCTTGCTTTCTTTGGCATATCTTTTACTAAAGTTTTACCTTTCGGTTATTTTttgctttagattttttttcttcataaaaCCATGAATTTTACCTAAACAACTAACCCACAATAATAACTAAAATTTAccgattaaattttaattcgatTGGTATAAGTATTATTGCTAATGTAGGAAGACATGGGTTCAAGTgcgctgaagcgtattatcctcctatttatgagttaagGAGGAATTATAAGTAGTTATAAGCATTGTCTCAGAAAGAACAGATATAATCAGAACCTATAAATTCAATCAACCATACgtgaatttatatgaaatgaaaaggaaattttttttatattactacacaataattaaaattaattaaatttgataattttataagtgGTTTGGAAAGAGATTGATTGTTataaaattgtcaaaataatttgataattttattcaaataaaataaatataaacatttGACCAAGTAAGACTCAAAAGTCAACTACTAAGTTTTCTCATTGTCCTTCTATGTACAATTGTTCTCAACATACGAAGAAAATCGTTTAACAATTAACACGTGTCGTAATATACAGGCAATActatttgcatgcatgcatgcatacataatatttaatttaaaataaattatatggtagaaaaaataataaaatatttaaggtcAAAGAAGCTTGTCAGTTAGGTATTGTAATTTCTTTAAAtggtcaaataaaaataaaatgataaaagaaataacaatcaattttcatttaaaaaaataaaaccctaattaaTATCTTTAATTCGCATGCAGTCcatgaaattataaataattccATTTGTGAACATATGTCCTTTTACTTCAATAAATCAATTTTGTGCAGGCCAGGATACACCATTTTTACATACTAATGAGTTTAAAACCAAGTAACCAGGTACCAATTTGAACCAATAAGCCAAGTTCAGGTacctaattgaataaaaaaaacttgagtACAAATTTGAACCTTGAAGTCAAGTGTAGGTACCAAATGTATATTTaccctattttttattattgctAATTTGTTGGTTAGTGGGCAATTTATG carries:
- the LOC121212159 gene encoding transcription factor bHLH114 isoform X2 yields the protein MRKAAHLSPLSSQFYNIGNTEAQMPYLDVLMQMESKGNVNGDAFSMEPKIFYNDNQIRDGAFAIPYQSHFNSNFLQDFEYGSSNFDNNFQQSMSLSSKLAIPYLESESIQNGRKREIEFNNDPNTALDERNKNKRKKLLTSFEQSHRSSQEITEIKDFRLNMPVRRSQKLSDKITALQKLVSPYGKTDTASVLQEASLYIKLLQEQIQMLSSSYKSLRAIHPQEIGKKQQDLKSRGLCLVPISFTQRVTKEEQSSLENLNNV
- the LOC121212159 gene encoding transcription factor bHLH114 isoform X1, producing MRKAAHLSPLSSQFYNIGNTEAQMPYLDVLMQMESKGRNVNGDAFSMEPKIFYNDNQIRDGAFAIPYQSHFNSNFLQDFEYGSSNFDNNFQQSMSLSSKLAIPYLESESIQNGRKREIEFNNDPNTALDERNKNKRKKLLTSFEQSHRSSQEITEIKDFRLNMPVRRSQKLSDKITALQKLVSPYGKTDTASVLQEASLYIKLLQEQIQMLSSSYKSLRAIHPQEIGKKQQDLKSRGLCLVPISFTQRVTKEEQSSLENLNNV